Proteins encoded in a region of the Paenibacillus pedocola genome:
- a CDS encoding HAD family hydrolase, which produces MYDTYIFDLYGTLIDIETDEEQAEVWERLSLHFSYHGLNITGVELQKRFLAERDRQLEAAARHCQFPDFVMEEVFREVARDLGGEPGQAWLHETVRWLRTLSMIHISLYDGVAEILGRLRSGGKKVFLLSNGQKTFIEAELTMLGILHLFDGIAISSEAGVSKPDPLFYRYLTETYGADLSSAIMIGNDPRTDIAGANAVGIASCYIQTASSPRGVPVNSTVQIWDGDLRQIPGWNL; this is translated from the coding sequence ATGTATGATACGTATATCTTCGATTTGTACGGTACGCTGATCGATATTGAGACGGATGAAGAGCAGGCTGAGGTGTGGGAACGTCTGTCGCTGCATTTCAGTTATCATGGTCTGAATATTACAGGGGTGGAGCTGCAGAAGCGGTTCCTCGCCGAACGGGACCGGCAGCTGGAGGCTGCTGCTCGCCACTGTCAGTTTCCTGATTTCGTAATGGAAGAGGTGTTCCGGGAAGTGGCCCGTGATCTGGGCGGTGAACCCGGACAGGCCTGGCTCCATGAAACCGTTAGGTGGCTGCGGACCTTATCCATGATTCATATTTCCCTGTATGACGGTGTGGCCGAGATACTCGGCCGGTTAAGAAGCGGCGGCAAAAAGGTCTTCCTGCTCTCCAACGGCCAGAAGACCTTCATTGAGGCAGAGCTGACCATGCTGGGCATCCTGCATTTATTTGACGGGATCGCCATTTCCTCGGAGGCCGGTGTGAGCAAGCCCGATCCGTTGTTCTACCGCTATTTGACGGAGACTTACGGCGCTGATCTGAGTTCGGCGATTATGATCGGCAACGATCCGCGCACAGACATCGCCGGGGCAAATGCAGTCGGAATTGCTTCCTGCTATATTCAGACAGCCTCGTCGCCCCGGGGTGTTCCGGTCAACAGCACGGTACAGATCTGGGATGGGGACTTGCGGCAAATCCCCGGCTGGAACCTTTAG
- a CDS encoding copper amine oxidase N-terminal domain-containing protein, with translation MRPSLKTSAVLLTLSLALSTGAVSAAPMVTSLNAGTAPQAASSTAAKTFTIELNGSAISGKGFQPSGAKEPLIPLRIVSEALGFTVTWNTATKAVDLNKGNIFTTVKSGENRYTVNKMNTTLSTAPLTKENKLYVPASFVSKVLRQTISVEGQQIVIAPAAEHMKESGVITAINTDGKYPSVQIKGTGTSGIVLNVGEDTLFQMADGTKLTLADLQIGMTVEAEHAMFSTRSLPPQTPVYQITVKDTEKPAMLLGTEGTIESVTTSEDGTRMIRIKGTGLSETSQSEIVLRLSADTALVKETGEAVDAAAIVQGAKVIGFYGPMLTKSLPAIGTAWKVVVVTPQP, from the coding sequence ATGAGACCATCCCTGAAAACAAGCGCAGTCCTCCTAACCTTATCCCTGGCCCTTTCTACCGGAGCTGTTTCCGCCGCTCCTATGGTCACTTCATTGAATGCGGGCACAGCGCCGCAGGCAGCCAGCAGTACTGCCGCTAAGACATTCACTATTGAGCTGAACGGCTCGGCCATTTCCGGGAAGGGCTTCCAGCCTTCTGGTGCCAAAGAGCCTCTGATTCCGCTGCGCATCGTCTCAGAGGCCCTGGGCTTCACCGTCACCTGGAATACAGCTACCAAAGCCGTTGATTTGAACAAAGGGAATATCTTTACAACGGTTAAGAGCGGTGAGAACCGTTATACCGTCAACAAAATGAACACTACACTCAGCACAGCCCCGCTGACAAAGGAGAACAAGCTGTATGTGCCGGCTTCCTTTGTAAGCAAGGTGCTGCGCCAGACCATTTCCGTGGAGGGACAGCAAATCGTGATTGCCCCGGCCGCAGAACATATGAAGGAGAGCGGCGTAATCACCGCCATCAACACTGACGGGAAATATCCATCCGTGCAGATTAAAGGTACCGGCACCTCCGGCATTGTACTAAATGTAGGCGAAGATACCCTCTTCCAGATGGCTGACGGTACCAAGCTGACACTGGCTGACCTGCAAATCGGCATGACCGTTGAAGCAGAACATGCCATGTTCTCAACTAGAAGCCTTCCGCCGCAGACACCAGTTTATCAGATAACGGTGAAGGACACTGAGAAACCAGCCATGCTGCTCGGTACGGAAGGGACTATCGAGAGTGTAACCACCTCCGAAGACGGCACCCGCATGATCCGCATTAAGGGTACCGGTCTTAGCGAAACGTCACAAAGCGAGATTGTACTCCGCTTATCCGCCGATACTGCGCTGGTTAAGGAAACCGGAGAGGCAGTGGACGCCGCAGCTATCGTACAGGGTGCTAAGGTGATCGGCTTCTATGGCCCGATGCTGACCAAGAGCCTGCCGGCAATCGGAACAGCCTGGAAAGTGGTTGTTGTAACCCCGCAGCCCTAA
- a CDS encoding diguanylate cyclase — MPWMQGYPYYLIMGSVLSLYMGVNSYKHHNTPGRRYLWILMLLVSVIFAATAGEILSASFQAKLWFRNIQQVPLLLSTIFTYAVIKDYISRSSAGLNRRLAVISIPVVLDILLIFTDSYHHLMRSSVGMNTVAGVSGIVVHPTVLNMALIAYDQLFGVYAVFLLAVSLQSSSKYYFKWNVLLLASLFIPVASIFLLPLLKITIVGFTAFTYLPPVLIAYFSLFRDPELSLYPRAKKQIVEKMKDGIVLTDRYNNIIDVNEAGELMLSALAERQVSSWVGKNIFMLLEQYGEVAVYYYQQIEGQFEIEVPGTPDVCYGLSLIATENNYGQAVGMLIVIRDLSEKKRYERELLYQATVDDLTGLYNRRHFMRLVQNYAMQDGSGKALLLFDIDDFKLINDTYGHMAGDQALVDFSKKVLKLYGNNGIAGRIGGEEFAVCFFADSEEAALREAETFRAEVQKHIVSLDGGLHIRLTVSIGIAFTERCDATFEDFYREADEALYISKTAGKNRVTLGRRPVLMQVRK, encoded by the coding sequence ATGCCGTGGATGCAGGGTTATCCCTATTATTTAATTATGGGCAGTGTTCTAAGTCTCTACATGGGCGTCAACTCTTATAAGCATCATAACACACCAGGAAGACGCTATTTATGGATCTTAATGCTGCTGGTCAGCGTAATATTTGCGGCTACGGCCGGAGAGATCCTCTCTGCTTCCTTTCAGGCCAAGCTGTGGTTTAGAAACATTCAGCAGGTCCCGCTGCTGCTCAGCACTATATTTACTTATGCTGTTATCAAAGATTACATATCGCGTTCTTCGGCGGGGCTGAACAGGCGGCTTGCAGTGATTAGCATTCCGGTAGTTTTGGATATACTGCTGATCTTTACAGACTCTTACCATCATCTGATGCGTAGCAGCGTGGGCATGAATACAGTGGCGGGCGTGAGCGGAATCGTAGTGCACCCGACCGTGCTGAACATGGCCTTGATTGCCTATGACCAGCTTTTTGGCGTGTACGCTGTTTTTCTGCTTGCGGTTTCCCTGCAGAGCTCATCGAAATATTATTTCAAATGGAACGTGCTGCTGCTGGCCAGCCTCTTCATTCCAGTCGCCTCTATCTTTTTACTTCCGCTGCTCAAAATTACCATTGTCGGATTTACCGCATTTACCTATTTGCCGCCTGTACTCATAGCCTATTTCTCTTTGTTCAGGGATCCCGAGCTCTCCTTATACCCCCGGGCGAAGAAGCAAATTGTCGAGAAAATGAAGGATGGCATCGTGCTGACAGACCGCTACAATAATATTATTGATGTGAACGAAGCGGGGGAGCTTATGCTCTCGGCCTTGGCAGAGCGGCAGGTCAGCTCATGGGTGGGTAAAAATATCTTCATGCTGCTGGAGCAGTACGGGGAAGTGGCGGTGTATTACTACCAGCAGATTGAAGGGCAGTTCGAAATTGAGGTTCCCGGCACGCCCGACGTCTGTTACGGGCTGTCTCTGATTGCCACCGAGAACAATTACGGGCAGGCTGTAGGCATGCTCATCGTGATCCGTGATCTCAGTGAGAAAAAGCGGTATGAGCGCGAGCTGCTGTACCAGGCGACTGTAGATGATCTCACGGGCCTCTACAACCGGAGGCACTTCATGCGTCTGGTGCAGAACTATGCCATGCAGGACGGGTCAGGAAAGGCGCTGCTGCTGTTTGACATTGATGATTTCAAGTTAATAAATGATACATACGGTCATATGGCCGGAGACCAGGCACTGGTGGATTTCTCCAAAAAGGTACTTAAGCTATACGGAAATAACGGAATCGCCGGCAGGATTGGAGGCGAGGAGTTCGCTGTATGCTTCTTTGCAGACAGCGAAGAGGCCGCGCTCAGGGAAGCGGAGACCTTTCGTGCCGAGGTGCAGAAACATATCGTCAGTCTGGACGGCGGACTTCATATCAGGCTTACGGTCAGCATCGGCATTGCGTTCACGGAGCGCTGTGATGCAACCTTTGAGGATTTTTACCGTGAGGCCGACGAGGCCCTGTATATATCCAAGACCGCCGGCAAAAACAGGGTTACGCTGGGACGGCGGCCGGTTCTGATGCAGGTCCGCAAATAA
- a CDS encoding type B 50S ribosomal protein L31, with protein sequence MKEGIHPRVNQVIFLDASVGFKFLSSSTKSSGETMEWEDGNTYPVIRVDASSASHPFYTGKQRDAETGGRVDKFKQRLAQKK encoded by the coding sequence ATGAAAGAAGGAATACACCCAAGAGTTAACCAGGTCATTTTCCTGGATGCCAGCGTGGGCTTCAAGTTCTTGAGCTCATCTACTAAGTCATCCGGCGAAACAATGGAATGGGAAGACGGCAACACGTATCCGGTGATCCGTGTGGACGCAAGCTCCGCATCGCACCCTTTCTATACAGGCAAACAGAGAGATGCAGAAACTGGCGGCCGTGTGGACAAGTTCAAACAACGGTTGGCCCAGAAGAAATAA
- a CDS encoding SDR family oxidoreductase, giving the protein MDLGLAGKSVFVAAASKGLGLATAMEFAREGAKVTIASRSLPQLEAAAQQIEAATGGQVALVEMDVTDPEAVRESIQAAAEWAGGIDVLVTNAGGPSGGGFADMADSDWSGGFELTLMSTVRLIREALPYLRAAGSARIVSISSASIKQPIPGLILSNVFRAGVQALNKSLAAELAPDGILINTLAPGRISTDRIQQLDSKRAETQGLTLEDIQQAALSQIPLGRTGTPEEFGKAAVFLGSFANTYITGQSLLIDGGTVKSL; this is encoded by the coding sequence ATGGATTTAGGTCTTGCTGGCAAATCGGTATTTGTGGCGGCAGCGAGCAAGGGGCTGGGCCTGGCTACAGCAATGGAATTTGCGCGTGAAGGAGCGAAGGTGACGATTGCCAGCCGCAGTCTGCCGCAGCTTGAAGCAGCTGCACAGCAGATTGAGGCAGCAACCGGCGGGCAGGTTGCCCTGGTGGAGATGGATGTGACAGACCCGGAAGCCGTCCGGGAGTCCATTCAGGCGGCAGCGGAATGGGCAGGCGGCATTGACGTGCTGGTAACCAATGCTGGCGGCCCTTCCGGCGGCGGCTTTGCCGATATGGCCGACAGCGACTGGAGCGGCGGCTTTGAACTGACGCTGATGAGCACCGTACGTCTGATTCGAGAGGCGTTGCCCTATTTGCGTGCAGCCGGGAGCGCCCGGATCGTAAGCATCAGCTCCGCTTCTATTAAACAGCCGATCCCGGGGCTGATTCTCTCCAATGTATTCCGTGCCGGTGTCCAGGCACTGAACAAGAGCCTGGCTGCAGAGCTGGCTCCTGACGGGATTCTGATTAATACGCTGGCCCCCGGACGGATCAGCACAGACCGGATCCAACAGCTGGACAGCAAGCGGGCGGAGACTCAGGGCCTTACGCTTGAAGATATCCAGCAGGCGGCGCTGAGCCAGATCCCGCTGGGGCGGACAGGTACACCTGAAGAATTCGGGAAGGCAGCGGTATTCCTTGGCTCCTTCGCCAATACTTACATTACAGGCCAATCGCTGCTGATAGACGGAGGTACGGTGAAGTCGTTGTAA